The following are encoded together in the Syngnathus typhle isolate RoL2023-S1 ecotype Sweden linkage group LG5, RoL_Styp_1.0, whole genome shotgun sequence genome:
- the noxa1 gene encoding NADPH oxidase activator 1 isoform X3 produces the protein MLYTELLQLWNESVHAMDNKDWQGALEKLDQITEPTYRTLFNAASAHICLGQLDAALMALDLTIVKDQHLAVAFFQRAAVMMQLDRLDEALSDCVWAQTHLRGNMVIDYRQLGLRYKLYSWQVLHNAAAVYCRMDQWDQARDILISQTQGGNLEMALDSVLRKETLAPLNVPEGVVFRPRKKDVEQLKQRDFLGKSKVISSMIPNDDFGGFEPLRLQKPGYYQPIVDGAKECRYMCMTVPYMARGPGHLTVPGGSKIFLYEDQDKDGMATVIYDGQRGLVPMSLLKPADIKMTTSKTESTLATGIPLPPGLKPPSRPQNWSRTAATSWGGQFSSETPPPSYSTATHTELPAPDPPKYTASSASSKDVTSVQEVETDSVVVKVHYTYTMALSIHSNASYHELKEEIAQQLDQPASSLRLRHRKHGSRVLVPLEWELEPGRTIQEFSESGKTTLWCQAEDSLRNHTILYQMVALYDYAAQGQEDLEFSEGDTIDILCEVNDEWLEGHCAGRIGIFPSSFAMRENEIL, from the exons ATGCTTTATACAGAGTTACTGCAATTGTGGAATGAATCTGTGCATGCAATGGATAACAAGGACTGGCAAGGAGCTCTGGAAAAGCTGGACCAGATTACTGAACCAACATATCGTACTCTCTTCAATGCTGCATCAGCACACATTTGTCTGGGGCAGCTGGATGCTGCCCTTATG GCTTTAGATCTCACAATCGTCAAGGATCAACATCTCGCAGTTGCATTCTTCCAGAGAGCAGCGGTAATGATGCAGCTTGACAG gttggacgaggctctgtctgaCTGTGTCTGGGCACAGACACACTTGAGAGGAAATATGGTCATTGACTATAGACAACTTGGGCTGCGTTATAAACTCTACAGCTGGCAG GTGTTACATAATGCAGCAGCTGTGTACTGCCGAATGGACCAGTGGGATCAAGCCAGAGATATTCTCATCTCACAAACTCAAGGGGGGAATTTAGAAATGGCTTTGGACAGTGTCCTG AGAAAGGAAACCCTTGCACCTCTCAATGTACCTGAGGGTGTGGTGTTTCGTCCCAGGAAAAAGGATGTGGAACAACTCAAGCAGAGAGACTTCTTAGGAAAGTCAAAG GTCATTTCATCCATGATTCCCAACGATGATTTTGGCGGATTTGAACCTCTCAGGTTACAG AAACCTGGTTATTATCAACCCATAGTAGATGGTGCTAA GGAGTGCCGCTACATGTGTATGACAGTCCCTTACATGGCTCGAGGCCCAGGCCACTTGACAGTGCCAGGCGGTTCTAAGATATTTTTATATGAAGATCAGGACAAGGACGGGATGGCAACTGTCATATATGATGGACAg AGAGGACTTGTGCCAATGTCTCTGCTCAAGCCGGCAGATATCAAGATGACCACAAGCAAAACTGAGAGT ACACTTGCTACTGGGATTCCCCTCCCTCCTGGTCTGAAGCCACCCTCTCGTCCACAAAATTGGTCTCGAACAGCAGCTACTAGTTGGG GAGGACAGTTTTCTTCAGAAACACCACCTCCATCCTACTCAACTGCTACCCATACTGAACTGCCAGCCCCAGACCCTCCTAAGTACACAGCCAGTTCAGCCAGTAGTAAA GATGTCACCTCAGTTCAAGAAGTAGAAACAGACTCTGTGGTTGTAAAAGTTCACTATACATACACCATGGCACTGTCAATACATTCAAATGCATCATACCATGAACTGAAGGAAGAAATTGCTCAACAATTGGATCAGCCAGCATCTTCTCTGCGCCTCAG ACATAGGAAGCATGGCTCTCGGGTACTTGTACCACTTGAATGGGAATTAGAGCCAGGGAGGACCATACAAGAGTTCTCGGAGTCTGGCAAAACAACTTTGTGGTGTCAG GCAGAAGACTCTCTGCGCAACCATACCATCCTCTACCAAATGGTGGCACTATATGATTATGCTGCTCAGGGTCAAGAGGATTTGGAGTTCAGCGAAGGGGATACCATTGACATCCTTTGTGAAG TAAACGACGAGTGGTTGGAGGGACATTGTGCAGGGAGAATAGGCATCTTCCCCAGCAGCTTTGCCATGAGGGAAAATGAAATCTTGTGA
- the noxa1 gene encoding NADPH oxidase activator 1 isoform X6 encodes MEENYKAARNFNSKVSASHQKKITKQQDILIQSQLFTPEAKMLYTELLQLWNESVHAMDNKDWQGALEKLDQITEPTYRTLFNAASAHICLGQLDAALMALDLTIVKDQHLAVAFFQRAAVMMQLDRLDEALSDCVWAQTHLRGNMVIDYRQLGLRYKLYSWQVLHNAAAVYCRMDQWDQARDILISQTQGGNLEMALDSVLRKETLAPLNVPEGVVFRPRKKDVEQLKQRDFLGKSKVISSMIPNDDFGGFEPLRLQKPGYYQPIVDGAKECRYMCMTVPYMARGPGHLTVPGGSKIFLYEDQDKDGMATVIYDGQRGLVPMSLLKPADIKMTTSKTESEDSFLQKHHLHPTQLLPILNCQPQTLLSTQPVQPVVKHRKHGSRVLVPLEWELEPGRTIQEFSESGKTTLWCQAEDSLRNHTILYQMVALYDYAAQGQEDLEFSEGDTIDILCEVNDEWLEGHCAGRIGIFPSSFAMRENEIL; translated from the exons ATGGAAGAAAATTACAAGGCAGCAAGAAATTTTAATTCAAAAGTCAGCGCTTCACACCAGAAG aaaatcacaaagCAGCAAGACATTTTAATTCAAAGTCAGCTCTTCACACCAGAag CGAAAATGCTTTATACAGAGTTACTGCAATTGTGGAATGAATCTGTGCATGCAATGGATAACAAGGACTGGCAAGGAGCTCTGGAAAAGCTGGACCAGATTACTGAACCAACATATCGTACTCTCTTCAATGCTGCATCAGCACACATTTGTCTGGGGCAGCTGGATGCTGCCCTTATG GCTTTAGATCTCACAATCGTCAAGGATCAACATCTCGCAGTTGCATTCTTCCAGAGAGCAGCGGTAATGATGCAGCTTGACAG gttggacgaggctctgtctgaCTGTGTCTGGGCACAGACACACTTGAGAGGAAATATGGTCATTGACTATAGACAACTTGGGCTGCGTTATAAACTCTACAGCTGGCAG GTGTTACATAATGCAGCAGCTGTGTACTGCCGAATGGACCAGTGGGATCAAGCCAGAGATATTCTCATCTCACAAACTCAAGGGGGGAATTTAGAAATGGCTTTGGACAGTGTCCTG AGAAAGGAAACCCTTGCACCTCTCAATGTACCTGAGGGTGTGGTGTTTCGTCCCAGGAAAAAGGATGTGGAACAACTCAAGCAGAGAGACTTCTTAGGAAAGTCAAAG GTCATTTCATCCATGATTCCCAACGATGATTTTGGCGGATTTGAACCTCTCAGGTTACAG AAACCTGGTTATTATCAACCCATAGTAGATGGTGCTAA GGAGTGCCGCTACATGTGTATGACAGTCCCTTACATGGCTCGAGGCCCAGGCCACTTGACAGTGCCAGGCGGTTCTAAGATATTTTTATATGAAGATCAGGACAAGGACGGGATGGCAACTGTCATATATGATGGACAg AGAGGACTTGTGCCAATGTCTCTGCTCAAGCCGGCAGATATCAAGATGACCACAAGCAAAACTGAGAGT GAGGACAGTTTTCTTCAGAAACACCACCTCCATCCTACTCAACTGCTACCCATACTGAACTGCCAGCCCCAGACCCTCCTAAGTACACAGCCAGTTCAGCCAGTAGTAAA ACATAGGAAGCATGGCTCTCGGGTACTTGTACCACTTGAATGGGAATTAGAGCCAGGGAGGACCATACAAGAGTTCTCGGAGTCTGGCAAAACAACTTTGTGGTGTCAG GCAGAAGACTCTCTGCGCAACCATACCATCCTCTACCAAATGGTGGCACTATATGATTATGCTGCTCAGGGTCAAGAGGATTTGGAGTTCAGCGAAGGGGATACCATTGACATCCTTTGTGAAG TAAACGACGAGTGGTTGGAGGGACATTGTGCAGGGAGAATAGGCATCTTCCCCAGCAGCTTTGCCATGAGGGAAAATGAAATCTTGTGA
- the noxa1 gene encoding NADPH oxidase activator 1 isoform X1, protein MEENYKAARNFNSKVSASHQKKITKQQDILIQSQLFTPEAKMLYTELLQLWNESVHAMDNKDWQGALEKLDQITEPTYRTLFNAASAHICLGQLDAALMALDLTIVKDQHLAVAFFQRAAVMMQLDRLDEALSDCVWAQTHLRGNMVIDYRQLGLRYKLYSWQVLHNAAAVYCRMDQWDQARDILISQTQGGNLEMALDSVLRKETLAPLNVPEGVVFRPRKKDVEQLKQRDFLGKSKVISSMIPNDDFGGFEPLRLQKPGYYQPIVDGAKECRYMCMTVPYMARGPGHLTVPGGSKIFLYEDQDKDGMATVIYDGQRGLVPMSLLKPADIKMTTSKTESTLATGIPLPPGLKPPSRPQNWSRTAATSWGGQFSSETPPPSYSTATHTELPAPDPPKYTASSASSKDVTSVQEVETDSVVVKVHYTYTMALSIHSNASYHELKEEIAQQLDQPASSLRLRHRKHGSRVLVPLEWELEPGRTIQEFSESGKTTLWCQAEDSLRNHTILYQMVALYDYAAQGQEDLEFSEGDTIDILCEVNDEWLEGHCAGRIGIFPSSFAMRENEIL, encoded by the exons ATGGAAGAAAATTACAAGGCAGCAAGAAATTTTAATTCAAAAGTCAGCGCTTCACACCAGAAG aaaatcacaaagCAGCAAGACATTTTAATTCAAAGTCAGCTCTTCACACCAGAag CGAAAATGCTTTATACAGAGTTACTGCAATTGTGGAATGAATCTGTGCATGCAATGGATAACAAGGACTGGCAAGGAGCTCTGGAAAAGCTGGACCAGATTACTGAACCAACATATCGTACTCTCTTCAATGCTGCATCAGCACACATTTGTCTGGGGCAGCTGGATGCTGCCCTTATG GCTTTAGATCTCACAATCGTCAAGGATCAACATCTCGCAGTTGCATTCTTCCAGAGAGCAGCGGTAATGATGCAGCTTGACAG gttggacgaggctctgtctgaCTGTGTCTGGGCACAGACACACTTGAGAGGAAATATGGTCATTGACTATAGACAACTTGGGCTGCGTTATAAACTCTACAGCTGGCAG GTGTTACATAATGCAGCAGCTGTGTACTGCCGAATGGACCAGTGGGATCAAGCCAGAGATATTCTCATCTCACAAACTCAAGGGGGGAATTTAGAAATGGCTTTGGACAGTGTCCTG AGAAAGGAAACCCTTGCACCTCTCAATGTACCTGAGGGTGTGGTGTTTCGTCCCAGGAAAAAGGATGTGGAACAACTCAAGCAGAGAGACTTCTTAGGAAAGTCAAAG GTCATTTCATCCATGATTCCCAACGATGATTTTGGCGGATTTGAACCTCTCAGGTTACAG AAACCTGGTTATTATCAACCCATAGTAGATGGTGCTAA GGAGTGCCGCTACATGTGTATGACAGTCCCTTACATGGCTCGAGGCCCAGGCCACTTGACAGTGCCAGGCGGTTCTAAGATATTTTTATATGAAGATCAGGACAAGGACGGGATGGCAACTGTCATATATGATGGACAg AGAGGACTTGTGCCAATGTCTCTGCTCAAGCCGGCAGATATCAAGATGACCACAAGCAAAACTGAGAGT ACACTTGCTACTGGGATTCCCCTCCCTCCTGGTCTGAAGCCACCCTCTCGTCCACAAAATTGGTCTCGAACAGCAGCTACTAGTTGGG GAGGACAGTTTTCTTCAGAAACACCACCTCCATCCTACTCAACTGCTACCCATACTGAACTGCCAGCCCCAGACCCTCCTAAGTACACAGCCAGTTCAGCCAGTAGTAAA GATGTCACCTCAGTTCAAGAAGTAGAAACAGACTCTGTGGTTGTAAAAGTTCACTATACATACACCATGGCACTGTCAATACATTCAAATGCATCATACCATGAACTGAAGGAAGAAATTGCTCAACAATTGGATCAGCCAGCATCTTCTCTGCGCCTCAG ACATAGGAAGCATGGCTCTCGGGTACTTGTACCACTTGAATGGGAATTAGAGCCAGGGAGGACCATACAAGAGTTCTCGGAGTCTGGCAAAACAACTTTGTGGTGTCAG GCAGAAGACTCTCTGCGCAACCATACCATCCTCTACCAAATGGTGGCACTATATGATTATGCTGCTCAGGGTCAAGAGGATTTGGAGTTCAGCGAAGGGGATACCATTGACATCCTTTGTGAAG TAAACGACGAGTGGTTGGAGGGACATTGTGCAGGGAGAATAGGCATCTTCCCCAGCAGCTTTGCCATGAGGGAAAATGAAATCTTGTGA
- the noxa1 gene encoding NADPH oxidase activator 1 isoform X5 codes for MEENYKAARNFNSKVSASHQKKITKQQDILIQSQLFTPEAKMLYTELLQLWNESVHAMDNKDWQGALEKLDQITEPTYRTLFNAASAHICLGQLDAALMALDLTIVKDQHLAVAFFQRAAVMMQLDRLDEALSDCVWAQTHLRGNMVIDYRQLGLRYKLYSWQVLHNAAAVYCRMDQWDQARDILISQTQGGNLEMALDSVLRKETLAPLNVPEGVVFRPRKKDVEQLKQRDFLGKSKVISSMIPNDDFGGFEPLRLQKPGYYQPIVDGAKECRYMCMTVPYMARGPGHLTVPGGSKIFLYEDQDKDGMATVIYDGQRGLVPMSLLKPADIKMTTSKTESTLATGIPLPPGLKPPSRPQNWSRTAATSWGGQFSSETPPPSYSTATHTELPAPDPPKYTASSASSKDVTSVQEVETDSVVVKVHYTYTMALSIHSNASYHELKEEIAQQLDQPASSLRLRQKTLCATIPSSTKWWHYMIMLLRVKRIWSSAKGIPLTSFVK; via the exons ATGGAAGAAAATTACAAGGCAGCAAGAAATTTTAATTCAAAAGTCAGCGCTTCACACCAGAAG aaaatcacaaagCAGCAAGACATTTTAATTCAAAGTCAGCTCTTCACACCAGAag CGAAAATGCTTTATACAGAGTTACTGCAATTGTGGAATGAATCTGTGCATGCAATGGATAACAAGGACTGGCAAGGAGCTCTGGAAAAGCTGGACCAGATTACTGAACCAACATATCGTACTCTCTTCAATGCTGCATCAGCACACATTTGTCTGGGGCAGCTGGATGCTGCCCTTATG GCTTTAGATCTCACAATCGTCAAGGATCAACATCTCGCAGTTGCATTCTTCCAGAGAGCAGCGGTAATGATGCAGCTTGACAG gttggacgaggctctgtctgaCTGTGTCTGGGCACAGACACACTTGAGAGGAAATATGGTCATTGACTATAGACAACTTGGGCTGCGTTATAAACTCTACAGCTGGCAG GTGTTACATAATGCAGCAGCTGTGTACTGCCGAATGGACCAGTGGGATCAAGCCAGAGATATTCTCATCTCACAAACTCAAGGGGGGAATTTAGAAATGGCTTTGGACAGTGTCCTG AGAAAGGAAACCCTTGCACCTCTCAATGTACCTGAGGGTGTGGTGTTTCGTCCCAGGAAAAAGGATGTGGAACAACTCAAGCAGAGAGACTTCTTAGGAAAGTCAAAG GTCATTTCATCCATGATTCCCAACGATGATTTTGGCGGATTTGAACCTCTCAGGTTACAG AAACCTGGTTATTATCAACCCATAGTAGATGGTGCTAA GGAGTGCCGCTACATGTGTATGACAGTCCCTTACATGGCTCGAGGCCCAGGCCACTTGACAGTGCCAGGCGGTTCTAAGATATTTTTATATGAAGATCAGGACAAGGACGGGATGGCAACTGTCATATATGATGGACAg AGAGGACTTGTGCCAATGTCTCTGCTCAAGCCGGCAGATATCAAGATGACCACAAGCAAAACTGAGAGT ACACTTGCTACTGGGATTCCCCTCCCTCCTGGTCTGAAGCCACCCTCTCGTCCACAAAATTGGTCTCGAACAGCAGCTACTAGTTGGG GAGGACAGTTTTCTTCAGAAACACCACCTCCATCCTACTCAACTGCTACCCATACTGAACTGCCAGCCCCAGACCCTCCTAAGTACACAGCCAGTTCAGCCAGTAGTAAA GATGTCACCTCAGTTCAAGAAGTAGAAACAGACTCTGTGGTTGTAAAAGTTCACTATACATACACCATGGCACTGTCAATACATTCAAATGCATCATACCATGAACTGAAGGAAGAAATTGCTCAACAATTGGATCAGCCAGCATCTTCTCTGCGCCTCAG GCAGAAGACTCTCTGCGCAACCATACCATCCTCTACCAAATGGTGGCACTATATGATTATGCTGCTCAGGGTCAAGAGGATTTGGAGTTCAGCGAAGGGGATACCATTGACATCCTTTGTGAAG TAA
- the noxa1 gene encoding NADPH oxidase activator 1 isoform X2: MEENYKAARNFNSKVSASHQKKITKQQDILIQSQLFTPEAKMLYTELLQLWNESVHAMDNKDWQGALEKLDQITEPTYRTLFNAASAHICLGQLDAALMALDLTIVKDQHLAVAFFQRAAVMMQLDRLDEALSDCVWAQTHLRGNMVIDYRQLGLRYKLYSWQVLHNAAAVYCRMDQWDQARDILISQTQGGNLEMALDSVLRKETLAPLNVPEGVVFRPRKKDVEQLKQRDFLGKSKVISSMIPNDDFGGFEPLRLQKPGYYQPIVDGAKECRYMCMTVPYMARGPGHLTVPGGSKIFLYEDQDKDGMATVIYDGQRGLVPMSLLKPADIKMTTSKTESTLATGIPLPPGLKPPSRPQNWSRTAATSWGGQFSSETPPPSYSTATHTELPAPDPPKYTASSASSKDVTSVQEVETDSVVVKVHYTYTMALSIHSNASYHELKEEIAQQLDQPASSLRLRHRKHGSRVLVPLEWELEPGRTIQEFSESGKTTLWCQAEDSLRNHTILYQMVALYDYAAQGQEDLEFSEGDTIDILCED, translated from the exons ATGGAAGAAAATTACAAGGCAGCAAGAAATTTTAATTCAAAAGTCAGCGCTTCACACCAGAAG aaaatcacaaagCAGCAAGACATTTTAATTCAAAGTCAGCTCTTCACACCAGAag CGAAAATGCTTTATACAGAGTTACTGCAATTGTGGAATGAATCTGTGCATGCAATGGATAACAAGGACTGGCAAGGAGCTCTGGAAAAGCTGGACCAGATTACTGAACCAACATATCGTACTCTCTTCAATGCTGCATCAGCACACATTTGTCTGGGGCAGCTGGATGCTGCCCTTATG GCTTTAGATCTCACAATCGTCAAGGATCAACATCTCGCAGTTGCATTCTTCCAGAGAGCAGCGGTAATGATGCAGCTTGACAG gttggacgaggctctgtctgaCTGTGTCTGGGCACAGACACACTTGAGAGGAAATATGGTCATTGACTATAGACAACTTGGGCTGCGTTATAAACTCTACAGCTGGCAG GTGTTACATAATGCAGCAGCTGTGTACTGCCGAATGGACCAGTGGGATCAAGCCAGAGATATTCTCATCTCACAAACTCAAGGGGGGAATTTAGAAATGGCTTTGGACAGTGTCCTG AGAAAGGAAACCCTTGCACCTCTCAATGTACCTGAGGGTGTGGTGTTTCGTCCCAGGAAAAAGGATGTGGAACAACTCAAGCAGAGAGACTTCTTAGGAAAGTCAAAG GTCATTTCATCCATGATTCCCAACGATGATTTTGGCGGATTTGAACCTCTCAGGTTACAG AAACCTGGTTATTATCAACCCATAGTAGATGGTGCTAA GGAGTGCCGCTACATGTGTATGACAGTCCCTTACATGGCTCGAGGCCCAGGCCACTTGACAGTGCCAGGCGGTTCTAAGATATTTTTATATGAAGATCAGGACAAGGACGGGATGGCAACTGTCATATATGATGGACAg AGAGGACTTGTGCCAATGTCTCTGCTCAAGCCGGCAGATATCAAGATGACCACAAGCAAAACTGAGAGT ACACTTGCTACTGGGATTCCCCTCCCTCCTGGTCTGAAGCCACCCTCTCGTCCACAAAATTGGTCTCGAACAGCAGCTACTAGTTGGG GAGGACAGTTTTCTTCAGAAACACCACCTCCATCCTACTCAACTGCTACCCATACTGAACTGCCAGCCCCAGACCCTCCTAAGTACACAGCCAGTTCAGCCAGTAGTAAA GATGTCACCTCAGTTCAAGAAGTAGAAACAGACTCTGTGGTTGTAAAAGTTCACTATACATACACCATGGCACTGTCAATACATTCAAATGCATCATACCATGAACTGAAGGAAGAAATTGCTCAACAATTGGATCAGCCAGCATCTTCTCTGCGCCTCAG ACATAGGAAGCATGGCTCTCGGGTACTTGTACCACTTGAATGGGAATTAGAGCCAGGGAGGACCATACAAGAGTTCTCGGAGTCTGGCAAAACAACTTTGTGGTGTCAG GCAGAAGACTCTCTGCGCAACCATACCATCCTCTACCAAATGGTGGCACTATATGATTATGCTGCTCAGGGTCAAGAGGATTTGGAGTTCAGCGAAGGGGATACCATTGACATCCTTTGTGAAG
- the noxa1 gene encoding NADPH oxidase activator 1 isoform X4: MEENYKAARNFNSKVSASHQKKITKQQDILIQSQLFTPEAKMLYTELLQLWNESVHAMDNKDWQGALEKLDQITEPTYRTLFNAASAHICLGQLDAALMALDLTIVKDQHLAVAFFQRAAVMMQLDRLDEALSDCVWAQTHLRGNMVIDYRQLGLRYKLYSWQVLHNAAAVYCRMDQWDQARDILISQTQGGNLEMALDSVLRKETLAPLNVPEGVVFRPRKKDVEQLKQRDFLGKSKVISSMIPNDDFGGFEPLRLQKPGYYQPIVDGAKECRYMCMTVPYMARGPGHLTVPGGSKIFLYEDQDKDGMATVIYDGQRGLVPMSLLKPADIKMTTSKTESTLATGIPLPPGLKPPSRPQNWSRTAATSWGGQFSSETPPPSYSTATHTELPAPDPPKYTASSASSKDVTSVQEVETDSVVVKVHYTYTMALSIHSNASYHELKEEIAQQLDQPASSLRLRKPECPEKTHAGPGRTCKLHTGRAGGGIEPHPPNCEADVLPSASPSRLLQD, from the exons ATGGAAGAAAATTACAAGGCAGCAAGAAATTTTAATTCAAAAGTCAGCGCTTCACACCAGAAG aaaatcacaaagCAGCAAGACATTTTAATTCAAAGTCAGCTCTTCACACCAGAag CGAAAATGCTTTATACAGAGTTACTGCAATTGTGGAATGAATCTGTGCATGCAATGGATAACAAGGACTGGCAAGGAGCTCTGGAAAAGCTGGACCAGATTACTGAACCAACATATCGTACTCTCTTCAATGCTGCATCAGCACACATTTGTCTGGGGCAGCTGGATGCTGCCCTTATG GCTTTAGATCTCACAATCGTCAAGGATCAACATCTCGCAGTTGCATTCTTCCAGAGAGCAGCGGTAATGATGCAGCTTGACAG gttggacgaggctctgtctgaCTGTGTCTGGGCACAGACACACTTGAGAGGAAATATGGTCATTGACTATAGACAACTTGGGCTGCGTTATAAACTCTACAGCTGGCAG GTGTTACATAATGCAGCAGCTGTGTACTGCCGAATGGACCAGTGGGATCAAGCCAGAGATATTCTCATCTCACAAACTCAAGGGGGGAATTTAGAAATGGCTTTGGACAGTGTCCTG AGAAAGGAAACCCTTGCACCTCTCAATGTACCTGAGGGTGTGGTGTTTCGTCCCAGGAAAAAGGATGTGGAACAACTCAAGCAGAGAGACTTCTTAGGAAAGTCAAAG GTCATTTCATCCATGATTCCCAACGATGATTTTGGCGGATTTGAACCTCTCAGGTTACAG AAACCTGGTTATTATCAACCCATAGTAGATGGTGCTAA GGAGTGCCGCTACATGTGTATGACAGTCCCTTACATGGCTCGAGGCCCAGGCCACTTGACAGTGCCAGGCGGTTCTAAGATATTTTTATATGAAGATCAGGACAAGGACGGGATGGCAACTGTCATATATGATGGACAg AGAGGACTTGTGCCAATGTCTCTGCTCAAGCCGGCAGATATCAAGATGACCACAAGCAAAACTGAGAGT ACACTTGCTACTGGGATTCCCCTCCCTCCTGGTCTGAAGCCACCCTCTCGTCCACAAAATTGGTCTCGAACAGCAGCTACTAGTTGGG GAGGACAGTTTTCTTCAGAAACACCACCTCCATCCTACTCAACTGCTACCCATACTGAACTGCCAGCCCCAGACCCTCCTAAGTACACAGCCAGTTCAGCCAGTAGTAAA GATGTCACCTCAGTTCAAGAAGTAGAAACAGACTCTGTGGTTGTAAAAGTTCACTATACATACACCATGGCACTGTCAATACATTCAAATGCATCATACCATGAACTGAAGGAAGAAATTGCTCAACAATTGGATCAGCCAGCATCTTCTCTGCGCCTCAG gaaaccggagtgcccggagaaaacccacgcgggcccggggagaacatgcaaactccacacagggagggccggaggtggaatcgaaccgcaccctcctaactgcgaggcggacgtgctacccagtgcatcACCGAGCCGCCTCCTCCAAGATTAG
- the noxa1 gene encoding NADPH oxidase activator 1 isoform X7 yields MEENYKAARNFNSKVSASHQKKITKQQDILIQSQLFTPEAKMLYTELLQLWNESVHAMDNKDWQGALEKLDQITEPTYRTLFNAASAHICLGQLDAALMALDLTIVKDQHLAVAFFQRAAVMMQLDRLDEALSDCVWAQTHLRGNMVIDYRQLGLRYKLYSWQVLHNAAAVYCRMDQWDQARDILISQTQGGNLEMALDSVLRKETLAPLNVPEGVVFRPRKKDVEQLKQRDFLGKSKVISSMIPNDDFGGFEPLRLQKPGYYQPIVDGAKECRYMCMTVPYMARGPGHLTVPGGSKIFLYEDQDKDGMATVIYDGQRGLVPMSLLKPADIKMTTSKTESEDSFLQKHHLHPTQLLPILNCQPQTLLSTQPVQPVVKMSPQFKK; encoded by the exons ATGGAAGAAAATTACAAGGCAGCAAGAAATTTTAATTCAAAAGTCAGCGCTTCACACCAGAAG aaaatcacaaagCAGCAAGACATTTTAATTCAAAGTCAGCTCTTCACACCAGAag CGAAAATGCTTTATACAGAGTTACTGCAATTGTGGAATGAATCTGTGCATGCAATGGATAACAAGGACTGGCAAGGAGCTCTGGAAAAGCTGGACCAGATTACTGAACCAACATATCGTACTCTCTTCAATGCTGCATCAGCACACATTTGTCTGGGGCAGCTGGATGCTGCCCTTATG GCTTTAGATCTCACAATCGTCAAGGATCAACATCTCGCAGTTGCATTCTTCCAGAGAGCAGCGGTAATGATGCAGCTTGACAG gttggacgaggctctgtctgaCTGTGTCTGGGCACAGACACACTTGAGAGGAAATATGGTCATTGACTATAGACAACTTGGGCTGCGTTATAAACTCTACAGCTGGCAG GTGTTACATAATGCAGCAGCTGTGTACTGCCGAATGGACCAGTGGGATCAAGCCAGAGATATTCTCATCTCACAAACTCAAGGGGGGAATTTAGAAATGGCTTTGGACAGTGTCCTG AGAAAGGAAACCCTTGCACCTCTCAATGTACCTGAGGGTGTGGTGTTTCGTCCCAGGAAAAAGGATGTGGAACAACTCAAGCAGAGAGACTTCTTAGGAAAGTCAAAG GTCATTTCATCCATGATTCCCAACGATGATTTTGGCGGATTTGAACCTCTCAGGTTACAG AAACCTGGTTATTATCAACCCATAGTAGATGGTGCTAA GGAGTGCCGCTACATGTGTATGACAGTCCCTTACATGGCTCGAGGCCCAGGCCACTTGACAGTGCCAGGCGGTTCTAAGATATTTTTATATGAAGATCAGGACAAGGACGGGATGGCAACTGTCATATATGATGGACAg AGAGGACTTGTGCCAATGTCTCTGCTCAAGCCGGCAGATATCAAGATGACCACAAGCAAAACTGAGAGT GAGGACAGTTTTCTTCAGAAACACCACCTCCATCCTACTCAACTGCTACCCATACTGAACTGCCAGCCCCAGACCCTCCTAAGTACACAGCCAGTTCAGCCAGTAGTAAA GATGTCACCTCAGTTCAAGAAGTAG